TATTAGTAATTTTAAGCGCAACAATCTTGACGCCTTTTTTTACTTCTTTTTTGGCATACTTTTTTTCCAATAAATCATACTTGTACTGAAGCTTTACATTATCTGTTTCGTGCGCAGACACATAATTAACAGTTTCTGGCGAAATCATTTTGTAACCTGAGGCACAACTGGTTAAAGAGATAATGGCAATACACAAAAAGGCAGCTTTAATAATTTTCATTCGTTTTGTTTAGTGGTTATTATTTTATTTTTTTACTTTACATACAGTCGCTTTTTGAGCGTTTACATGATAAAGGCCACTAAACTAAAATTTTCTTACTAAAAACATTTATAAATCTTACAAAACACCGTTTTATTAGATATGATGTACAGTCGTTTTTTTTGAAATAACAGCTAAAATGACGAATGGATTACTCAAACATCTGAACTTCAATATTTAGAACAAATCGTTTATATTAATCATTCAAAAAATTTCCCTGAAGCAATTTGTTTCAAATTAGAAACGCTTAAATTATAAATGTAAACCCAAGCTGCAAGTTCTGACCCATCGCTTAAATAAGCGGTCACCCGCTCCTTACGGTATAGGTTAGGCTCCGGATAGTGTTCCCCGACACCTTCGTAATCATTTAGCGCTTCAAAAATACTAGGGTCTTTATTCAACTTAAACACTCTTCCGTAAACCTTTTCGGATGGGTTATCACTCAAAACAGCTCCTGGAAACCATGACACCATATATAATTTCCCGTTGAAATAAGCATCACCCAAACATTCGGAATGTGCTTCCAGGAATTGGGCCATGTCGTGCTTGGAATCCTTAAGAAGCGTACCGTAAACAAACAGGTAATCGATTGCCATTTTATATATGTTGGCTTAAATCAATATTGTTAATTGCACCATGGCTGTCGTGAACTGTTACCGTACCATTTTTAATGACCAACAATTGCGGTGATTCATGTCTTACTTGAAATTTATTGGCTATATCGTTGGAAATATCTCGGTAGGAAATCAAATCCAAATAATATAAATCGGCTTCATTTTCGCTGAATTTGTAATCGCCTTCAAATTGCTTTTTTACCATACGGCTTATTCCGCAACGTGTAGAATGCTTAAAAATGACTTGTGTTTTGGCAGTTGATTTTTGCTGAATATCCTCCAATTGAGTTAAGTCGTTCAAGGCAATCCAAGACAATGTTTTTTCTTCTTTAGACGTCTCAGAATTACCGAATAATTTATTTAATAATCCCATTAATTTTAATTTCTATTTTCTTTTCCGCAAAAGCGGCAATCTCTTTTAATAATATACTAAGTCGGAACAAATACCCAAACTTACAAACCGACAAAAAGTCACTATAAATCAGCAATTAGCAGACATTTTGTCTTCTTGATTGAGTTGGTAAGATAATTGACTTATTCATGTTGTAAATGTAAAACAATAAAAATAGTCCTGTTTAAAACGCAGGAATAAAAACATAAAAAAACAAAGATATGAACCTGAATAATTATACTATAAAATCGCAAGAAGCGATTCAGCAAGCGCAGCAAATTGCGCAAGGCTTTGGGCATCAGCAAATTGAAAACGAACACCTTTTTAAAGGAATATTCGAGGTTGATGAAAACGTTTTACCGTTCCTCTTAAAAAAGTTGAATGTTAACGTTTCTATACTGCAACAAGCTTTGGATAAACAGCTAGAAAGTTTCTCGAAAGTTTCTGGTGGTGAACTCATGCTATCTCGTGAAGCCGGAAAAACACTTAACGAAGCATCTATCATCGCTAAAAAAATGAAAGATGATTATGTGTCTATCGAGCATTTGATTTTAGCTGTTTTTAAATCGAACAGTAAAATAGCGCAGATGCTAAAAGACCAAGGGGTAACTGAAAAAACCCTTACAGCCGCCATTAATGAGCTAAGACAAGGCGAACGTGTTACTTCGCAAAGCCAAGAAGACACTTATAATTCATTGAATAAATACGCTAAAAATCTAAACCAATTGGCTAAAGATGGTAAGTTGGATCCTGTGATTGGTCGTGATGAAGAAATCCGTAGGATTCTCCAAATTTTATCACGTCGTACCAAAAACAATCCCATTTTGGTGGGTGAGCCCGGTACAGGTAAAACAGCCATTGCCGAAGGTTTGGCGCATCGTATAATTGATGGCGACATTCCAGAAAACCTAAAGGACAAGCAAATTTTTGCCCTTGATATGGGCGCATTAATTGCTGGTGCGAAATATAAAGGTGAATTTGAAGAACGCCTAAAAGCCGTAATTAAAGAAGTAACAAGCAGCAATGGCGACATTGTGCTGTTTATAGACGAAATCCACACCTTGGTTGGTGCTGGTGGCGGACAAGGCGCTATGGATGCCGCCAATATATTAAAACCGGCTCTGGCCCGTGGTGAGTTACGCGCTATTGGAGCGACTACTTTAGACGAATACCAAAAGTATTTTGAAAAAGATAAGGCACTTGAGCGTCGTTTCCAAAAGGTAACCGTTAACGAACCCGATACCGAAAGTGCAATTTCAATTTTGCGAGGTATTAAAGAGAAATACGAAACACACCACAAAGTACGTATTAAAGATGATGCCATTATTGGTGCGGTTGAATTGTCGCAACGCTACATTACCAACCGTTTTTTGCCCGATAAAGCCATCGACTTGATGGATGAAGCGGCCTCAAAAATGCGTATGGAAATCAACTCCAAACCCGAAGAACTGGATGTTTTGGATAGAAAAATCATGCAGCTTGAAATTGAAATTGAAGCCATTAAACGTGAAAAGGATGAAGCGAAGCTTAAAAGTTTACGTTCCGATTTGGCGAACTTAAAAGAAGAGCGCAACGAAATCAATGCCAAGTGGAAAAGTGAAAAAGAAGTCGTTGACAACATCCAAAACACAAAACAGGATATTGAAAACTATAAATTGGAAGCTGAAAAAGCAGAACGCGAAGGCGATTACGGTAAAGTTGCCGAACTGCGATACGGTAAAATAAAACAAGCGCAAGAGCAGTTGGAAGTTTATCAAAAGCAGCTACAGGAGCAAAGTGAAAATTCACTGATAAAAGAAGAAGTGACCTATGATGATATCGCCGAAGTTGTTGCCAAATGGACAGGTATCCCTGTAACCAAAATGCTTCAAAGCGAACGCGAAAAGCTATTAAAGCTTGAAGACGAACTTCATAAACGAGTAGTTGGACAAGAAGAAGCTATTGAAGCCGTGAGTGATTCTGTACGTAGAAGTCGGGCCGGTTTACAAAACCCTCAAAAACCCATCGGAACATTTTTGTTCTTGGGTACTACAGGTGTTGGTAAAACCGAATTGGCAAAAGCCTTGGCCGAATATTTGTTCGACGACGAAAACGCCATGACCCGAATAGACATGAGTGAATACCAAGAACGTCATGCGGTAAGCAGATTGGTTGGTGCGCCCCCAGGATACGTAGGATATGATGAAGGTGGCCAGTTAACCGAAGCGGTAAGAAGAAAACCATATTCGGTGGTGCTACTCGACGAGATTGAAAAAGCGCATCCCGATGCTTTCAACATCTTGTTACAAGTATTGGATGAAGGTCGATTAACAGATAACAAAGGACGTGTGGCCGATTTTAAAAACACCATCATTATCATGACCTCCAATATCGGAAGTGAATTGATACAGCAACATTTCGACAACACAAAAGATATTGAAACGGCCACAGAAGGTGCGAAAGTTGATGTTTTAGGCTTGTTGAAAAAATCGGTTCGTCCAGAATTTTTAAACCGTATTGACGACACAATCATGTTCACACCATTAAGCAAGGAAAACATTATTGACATTGTTGGTCTACAGCTTAAAAACGTAACCAAAATGATTGCAAAACAAGGTATTACTTTTGATGCTACCCAGGAAGCCATAAGCTATTTAGCCGAAAAAGGGTACAACCCAGAGTATGGTGCCAGACCCGTAAAACGCGTTATCCAGAAAGAAGTGCTCAATGCATTAAGCAAAGAGATACTCTCTGGAAAAGTAACCACAGACAGCATCATTTTATTGGATGCGTTTGACGATAAATTGGTTTTTAGAAACCAAGGCGACCTTGTAGAAGAAGAACTTTAAAATTTAATAGCACATTTTGTAACATTTTAAGTTATAAGACGTCTATTAGTTTGGTTGGTTAGTTGAAAAGCAACACAAATCCATTTATGGATGCGTGTTGCTTTTTGTTTTATTATTAGTCAATAAAAAAAATTGCCTAATTATAAA
This genomic stretch from Flavobacteriaceae bacterium GSB9 harbors:
- the ytxJ gene encoding bacillithiol system redox-active protein YtxJ, translated to MGLLNKLFGNSETSKEEKTLSWIALNDLTQLEDIQQKSTAKTQVIFKHSTRCGISRMVKKQFEGDYKFSENEADLYYLDLISYRDISNDIANKFQVRHESPQLLVIKNGTVTVHDSHGAINNIDLSQHI
- a CDS encoding gamma-glutamylcyclotransferase; this translates as MAIDYLFVYGTLLKDSKHDMAQFLEAHSECLGDAYFNGKLYMVSWFPGAVLSDNPSEKVYGRVFKLNKDPSIFEALNDYEGVGEHYPEPNLYRKERVTAYLSDGSELAAWVYIYNLSVSNLKQIASGKFFE
- the clpB gene encoding ATP-dependent chaperone ClpB, which produces MNLNNYTIKSQEAIQQAQQIAQGFGHQQIENEHLFKGIFEVDENVLPFLLKKLNVNVSILQQALDKQLESFSKVSGGELMLSREAGKTLNEASIIAKKMKDDYVSIEHLILAVFKSNSKIAQMLKDQGVTEKTLTAAINELRQGERVTSQSQEDTYNSLNKYAKNLNQLAKDGKLDPVIGRDEEIRRILQILSRRTKNNPILVGEPGTGKTAIAEGLAHRIIDGDIPENLKDKQIFALDMGALIAGAKYKGEFEERLKAVIKEVTSSNGDIVLFIDEIHTLVGAGGGQGAMDAANILKPALARGELRAIGATTLDEYQKYFEKDKALERRFQKVTVNEPDTESAISILRGIKEKYETHHKVRIKDDAIIGAVELSQRYITNRFLPDKAIDLMDEAASKMRMEINSKPEELDVLDRKIMQLEIEIEAIKREKDEAKLKSLRSDLANLKEERNEINAKWKSEKEVVDNIQNTKQDIENYKLEAEKAEREGDYGKVAELRYGKIKQAQEQLEVYQKQLQEQSENSLIKEEVTYDDIAEVVAKWTGIPVTKMLQSEREKLLKLEDELHKRVVGQEEAIEAVSDSVRRSRAGLQNPQKPIGTFLFLGTTGVGKTELAKALAEYLFDDENAMTRIDMSEYQERHAVSRLVGAPPGYVGYDEGGQLTEAVRRKPYSVVLLDEIEKAHPDAFNILLQVLDEGRLTDNKGRVADFKNTIIIMTSNIGSELIQQHFDNTKDIETATEGAKVDVLGLLKKSVRPEFLNRIDDTIMFTPLSKENIIDIVGLQLKNVTKMIAKQGITFDATQEAISYLAEKGYNPEYGARPVKRVIQKEVLNALSKEILSGKVTTDSIILLDAFDDKLVFRNQGDLVEEEL